A region of Chitinophaga horti DNA encodes the following proteins:
- a CDS encoding SusC/RagA family TonB-linked outer membrane protein, translating into MRIFIFLFFAATLTVSANSYSQKVTLSAKGMPLETVLSNVEKQTGLVFFYNRQLLDNAKPVNITAKDMPLNQFLPAVLNEQSLNFRIEGKTITLSRKPVQQPANTNSAAEDSTIVVTGVVTSESGEAVPGVSVVVKGTRIGSITDPKGNFVIRAVKGRPLLFTAIGFQQVEMKPQAGEPLSVKLGLAVTAIKDHVVTGIYQRKKESFTGSAATYTVNELKMVGNQNPLQALRTLDPSFAVIENSTFGSDPNRLPDVEIRGKSSVIGLSEEYGTNPNQPLFILDGFESTLQIISDFTMDRIESITVLKDAAATAIYGSKAANGVVVIETKRPTPGRLRLNYNLNSTFSFADLSDYNLMNASEKLEFEKLTSFLGSYNPDRGFATEVGEQKYNKRLAEVQRGVNSYWMNEPLRFGVNHRHTLMAEGGDQVLRYSATISYGNNQGVMKESNRDLTNGNIRLIYRKNNLSVSNSLSIDLVNTTRESIPFSDFSRASPYFRKYNATGGIDKVLESFTYGGFTTGVQTETYYNPIYDLQNNNVNKSKSQGFTNNFEMEWRLLDELRARARVGLMRTAVREEIFRSPFNSQFAQLDPLLQGTYSEANNTQMNYDGDLSLTYGKLFAEKHMLNMVAGMRLNEVSTVGSSYTVSGFVSDDFPNASFGFGYAENSRPVYRESIRRSGSYFFNTGYAYDERYMVDATVRADGASVFGSNKQFTTIWSAGLAWNIHKEAFFKEADYEWLNSLRLRASIGNPGNQNFSDYISTRVYMYNNANPNPFGPSMLINNHGNPSLKWQKTIDRNIGMDVQLFNNRFRLNADYFVKTTDPLLVFIALPSSSGAKTVTDNLGGQQQTGFTLTTNYTAIQRKGFTWMLNLNARHLRSQYTGFGNALSNFNEKNKGINMIRYYDGASPSDLWAVRSKGIDPATGREIFLDKSGHQTFVHNPADEVVVGNSDPKIEGIVGTMLSYKGFTANVALRYRYGGQIFMQTLYDKVENIPHQNLGLNQDRRALTERWQKPGDQAKFKAITEVRNNPMSSRFVEDNNILAGESISFGYETTQARWLKSIRASSMNFRIYMNDIFRVSTVMNERGIDYPFARSVSFSAGVRF; encoded by the coding sequence ATGAGAATTTTTATTTTCCTGTTCTTCGCCGCCACCCTTACCGTGTCGGCCAACAGTTACTCGCAAAAGGTAACACTCTCTGCGAAAGGCATGCCGCTGGAAACGGTGCTTTCCAATGTGGAGAAACAAACGGGACTGGTTTTCTTTTACAACCGCCAGTTGCTCGACAATGCCAAACCGGTTAACATCACGGCGAAAGACATGCCGCTGAACCAGTTTTTGCCCGCTGTGCTGAACGAGCAATCGCTCAACTTCCGCATCGAAGGCAAAACCATTACACTTTCCCGCAAACCGGTGCAGCAACCGGCTAACACGAACAGCGCCGCCGAAGACTCTACGATCGTCGTAACCGGCGTCGTTACTTCCGAGTCGGGAGAAGCAGTGCCCGGCGTGAGCGTAGTGGTAAAAGGTACGCGCATCGGCAGCATCACCGATCCGAAAGGTAATTTCGTGATCAGGGCTGTAAAAGGTCGCCCGCTGTTGTTTACCGCCATCGGTTTCCAGCAGGTGGAAATGAAGCCGCAGGCGGGTGAGCCGCTGTCCGTTAAATTGGGTTTGGCAGTTACGGCGATCAAGGATCACGTAGTAACGGGTATCTATCAACGTAAGAAAGAAAGCTTTACGGGTTCAGCAGCTACCTATACGGTGAACGAACTGAAAATGGTAGGCAACCAGAATCCGCTACAGGCCTTAAGAACACTCGACCCATCCTTCGCGGTGATCGAGAACTCCACTTTCGGCTCCGACCCGAACCGCCTGCCAGACGTGGAGATCCGCGGTAAGAGCAGTGTTATCGGCCTTTCTGAAGAGTATGGCACCAATCCCAACCAGCCGCTGTTCATCCTCGACGGGTTCGAATCTACCCTGCAGATCATCAGCGACTTTACCATGGACCGTATCGAGAGCATCACCGTACTGAAAGATGCGGCGGCTACAGCGATTTATGGTTCCAAAGCGGCGAACGGCGTGGTGGTGATTGAGACGAAACGCCCTACTCCCGGTCGTTTACGTTTGAACTACAACCTTAACTCTACGTTCAGCTTCGCTGACTTATCTGACTATAACCTGATGAACGCTTCGGAAAAGCTGGAGTTTGAAAAATTGACGAGCTTCCTCGGATCTTATAATCCAGACAGGGGCTTCGCCACCGAAGTAGGTGAACAGAAATACAACAAACGGCTTGCAGAGGTACAGCGCGGCGTTAACTCCTACTGGATGAATGAGCCACTGCGTTTCGGCGTGAACCATCGTCATACATTGATGGCAGAAGGCGGCGACCAGGTATTGCGTTACAGCGCTACCATCAGCTACGGCAACAACCAGGGTGTGATGAAAGAATCGAACCGTGATCTCACCAATGGTAACATCCGCCTCATCTATCGTAAAAACAACCTGTCCGTATCCAACTCCCTGAGCATCGACCTGGTAAACACCACGAGAGAATCGATCCCGTTCTCTGACTTTTCGCGTGCCAGTCCGTACTTCCGCAAGTACAATGCAACGGGCGGTATAGACAAGGTATTGGAATCGTTCACGTACGGCGGCTTTACCACCGGCGTACAAACAGAGACTTACTATAACCCTATATACGACCTGCAGAACAACAACGTCAACAAATCCAAGTCGCAGGGCTTTACCAACAACTTCGAAATGGAATGGCGGTTGCTGGATGAATTGCGCGCCAGGGCCCGTGTAGGCCTGATGCGTACGGCCGTAAGGGAAGAAATATTCCGCTCGCCCTTTAACTCGCAGTTCGCACAATTAGACCCGCTGTTACAAGGTACTTATAGCGAAGCGAATAACACGCAAATGAACTACGACGGTGACCTTAGCCTTACCTACGGCAAGCTGTTCGCAGAAAAACATATGCTGAACATGGTGGCTGGTATGCGCCTCAACGAAGTATCTACCGTAGGAAGCTCTTACACCGTAAGTGGTTTTGTGAGCGACGATTTCCCGAATGCTTCCTTTGGATTTGGTTATGCGGAGAACTCACGCCCTGTTTACCGGGAGTCGATCCGTCGCAGCGGTAGTTATTTCTTCAATACCGGTTATGCCTATGACGAGCGTTACATGGTAGATGCCACTGTACGTGCGGATGGCGCCTCTGTATTCGGTTCCAACAAACAGTTCACCACGATATGGTCTGCCGGCCTGGCGTGGAACATTCATAAAGAAGCCTTTTTTAAGGAAGCTGATTACGAGTGGCTGAACAGCCTGCGTTTACGCGCTTCTATCGGTAACCCGGGCAACCAGAATTTTTCCGACTACATCTCTACCCGCGTATACATGTACAACAATGCCAATCCGAATCCATTCGGGCCCAGCATGTTGATCAACAACCACGGTAACCCATCCCTGAAGTGGCAGAAAACAATTGACCGTAACATAGGCATGGACGTGCAGTTATTTAACAATCGCTTTCGCCTGAACGCGGACTACTTTGTTAAAACGACCGATCCGCTGCTTGTATTCATCGCCCTGCCGTCTTCTTCCGGCGCCAAAACCGTTACCGACAACCTCGGCGGCCAGCAACAGACCGGCTTTACACTCACTACCAACTACACAGCCATTCAACGTAAAGGTTTTACCTGGATGCTGAACCTGAACGCACGTCACCTGCGCTCGCAATACACGGGCTTCGGCAACGCGCTGTCGAACTTCAATGAGAAGAATAAAGGTATTAACATGATCCGTTACTACGACGGCGCCAGCCCTTCCGACCTGTGGGCCGTACGCTCAAAAGGTATTGATCCTGCTACCGGCCGGGAGATATTCCTGGACAAAAGCGGGCATCAAACCTTTGTACATAACCCTGCAGACGAAGTAGTGGTGGGCAACAGTGATCCCAAAATAGAAGGCATTGTAGGTACCATGCTTTCTTATAAAGGTTTTACTGCCAACGTCGCGCTGCGTTACCGTTATGGCGGCCAGATTTTTATGCAGACGTTGTATGACAAAGTAGAAAACATTCCGCATCAGAACCTGGGCCTCAACCAGGACCGCCGCGCCCTGACCGAACGTTGGCAGAAGCCGGGCGACCAGGCGAAGTTTAAGGCGATCACCGAGGTGAGAAACAACCCGATGTCATCCCGTTTCGTGGAGGATAACAACATCCTGGCAGGTGAGTCTATTTCTTTCGGATACGAAACTACGCAGGCACGCTGGCTGAAGTCCATCCGCGCATCGTCGATGAACTTCCGGATTTATATGAACGACATTTTCCGGGTTTCTACCGTGATGAACGAACGTGGGATCGATTATCCTTTCGCCCGTTCCGTTTCATTCTCCGCCGGTGTGCGTTTTTAA
- a CDS encoding RagB/SusD family nutrient uptake outer membrane protein: MRKSFLYSCMMLALLLGSCKKWIDVQPSDRLAEDKLFSTREGYLTSLNGVYAELTSPTIYGEQMTTSVVDVMAQYYFMTSSTHRFYDFTTFNYATDRSRTAFDNIWKKSYELIINCNVIIERCGDGTPVLPAPYFGLVKGEALALRAMLHFDMLRLFGPIWSETNKTVPCIPFNSSARPQASVLVSSDVVMQKVIEDLTQAAALLKDADPIITEGVRHGANPNGTNELYYRQYRLNYYAVKALLARAHLWKQDKENALREAQEVLTAVLDPAKTIFPIGITNPSATPADFDHMIRNEVMFALYKVNRNTVYTNFFTPDLQKDQRLSFNNNDANESRKNALYDDQNDYRLKAWMSLSNPNGAFLTHIKFSVASNTPAPNMMPLIRLSELLLIAAECTPTLEEGTRYLNILRTGRNCVSLTPATPVLLKDFITREFRKEVFGEGQMFFYYKRNAMTAIPNHAHLTNTKQMIPGNYTVPLPLSETAVRGN; this comes from the coding sequence ATGAGAAAAAGCTTTTTATATAGTTGCATGATGCTGGCCTTGTTGCTGGGCTCCTGCAAAAAATGGATCGATGTACAACCTAGCGACCGGCTGGCGGAAGACAAATTGTTTTCTACCCGGGAGGGCTACCTCACTTCGCTGAATGGTGTATACGCGGAGTTGACCAGCCCCACGATTTATGGTGAGCAGATGACCACCTCCGTGGTAGACGTGATGGCGCAGTATTACTTTATGACATCCAGCACGCATCGCTTCTACGATTTCACCACCTTTAACTATGCGACTGACCGGTCGAGGACGGCGTTTGACAACATCTGGAAGAAATCCTACGAGCTGATCATAAACTGTAACGTGATCATTGAAAGATGTGGTGACGGTACACCTGTTTTACCCGCGCCTTACTTTGGCCTGGTAAAAGGTGAGGCATTGGCCTTACGCGCGATGCTGCACTTCGATATGTTACGTTTGTTCGGTCCTATCTGGTCAGAGACCAACAAAACGGTTCCCTGTATTCCCTTCAACAGCTCGGCGCGTCCGCAAGCATCGGTACTGGTAAGTTCTGACGTGGTCATGCAGAAAGTGATCGAAGATCTTACACAGGCTGCAGCTTTGTTGAAAGACGCAGACCCGATTATTACGGAGGGCGTTCGTCATGGCGCAAACCCGAATGGAACAAATGAGTTGTATTATCGTCAATACCGCCTTAACTACTATGCGGTAAAAGCTTTGCTCGCCAGGGCACACCTCTGGAAGCAGGACAAAGAAAATGCATTGCGGGAAGCGCAGGAAGTGTTAACAGCAGTGCTGGACCCGGCGAAGACCATCTTCCCGATCGGCATTACAAATCCGTCTGCTACGCCGGCCGACTTCGATCACATGATACGTAATGAAGTAATGTTTGCACTTTACAAAGTGAACAGGAATACTGTGTATACCAACTTCTTTACGCCCGACCTGCAGAAAGACCAGCGCCTGAGTTTTAACAATAACGACGCCAACGAGAGCCGGAAGAACGCCCTTTACGACGATCAGAACGATTACCGCCTGAAAGCCTGGATGTCACTGTCCAACCCGAACGGCGCCTTCCTTACCCATATTAAGTTCAGCGTGGCCAGCAATACCCCTGCGCCTAACATGATGCCGTTGATCAGGCTGAGCGAGCTATTGCTCATCGCGGCAGAATGTACGCCCACCCTTGAAGAGGGCACCCGCTACCTGAACATCCTGCGCACCGGTCGTAACTGTGTGAGCCTCACGCCGGCGACTCCGGTGTTGTTAAAAGATTTCATCACCCGCGAGTTCAGGAAAGAAGTGTTCGGGGAAGGCCAAATGTTCTTTTACTATAAAAGGAACGCGATGACCGCCATTCCGAATCATGCGCATCTGACCAATACAAAACAGATGATTCCCGGCAACTATACTGTACCGCTGCCACTGAGCGAAACTGCGGTAAGAGGTAATTAA
- a CDS encoding DUF4843 domain-containing protein, with product MLRLITGMMLLVLTLTTASCKKDMMEYEGIVGVYFAARSGPYYAAPNSWPFRSFTNVEFVSQPADVNEVKLQIPVMITGPMKNYDRVFLVEVNPDSTSALEKVHYQAFPRTCTIPANAIQGFVPITVMRTADMLTENKRLGLRLVANENFGLSFPKWRAIPDLGTGSVGADTVFDATLHMININDLMVEPAVWRGKMVPETKQETGLWGVFSRKKLELMCQLLHLTYQDFSSDATMPTILSSLIANEMARYLKDQFNAGTPVKEDDGRLMWCGSVPWTSTVGVPYQ from the coding sequence ATGCTTAGACTTATTACTGGTATGATGCTGTTGGTGTTGACATTGACTACTGCATCCTGCAAAAAAGATATGATGGAATATGAGGGCATTGTAGGCGTTTACTTTGCTGCCCGAAGTGGTCCTTATTATGCCGCGCCCAATAGCTGGCCTTTCCGCTCTTTCACAAACGTTGAATTTGTAAGTCAGCCCGCTGATGTAAACGAAGTGAAATTACAAATACCGGTAATGATCACCGGGCCGATGAAAAACTACGACCGTGTTTTTCTCGTGGAAGTAAACCCGGATTCTACTAGCGCCCTGGAAAAAGTACACTACCAGGCCTTTCCGCGCACATGCACCATTCCGGCCAACGCTATACAAGGTTTTGTACCAATTACCGTGATGCGCACGGCCGATATGCTGACCGAAAATAAACGACTGGGCCTCCGCCTGGTAGCTAATGAAAACTTCGGTCTGTCCTTTCCAAAATGGAGAGCGATACCCGACTTAGGAACCGGCAGCGTGGGTGCCGATACCGTTTTTGACGCTACGTTACACATGATCAACATCAATGACCTGATGGTAGAGCCAGCAGTGTGGCGCGGAAAAATGGTGCCGGAAACCAAACAGGAAACTGGACTGTGGGGCGTATTCAGCCGTAAAAAGCTGGAGCTGATGTGCCAATTGCTACATCTCACCTACCAGGATTTCTCGTCCGATGCCACCATGCCAACCATCCTTTCGAGCCTGATTGCAAACGAAATGGCGCGTTATCTCAAAGACCAGTTTAATGCGGGCACCCCTGTGAAAGAAGATGATGGCAGGCTAATGTGGTGCGGTAGCGTGCCCTGGACGTCCACTGTGGGTGTGCCTTATCAATAA
- a CDS encoding PKD-like family lipoprotein: protein MKRISICIITAFTGLFSACYKDTGNYDYKEINEVTISGIASSYTAIFGLDVLTIKPTITMTEGEADPNRFAYYWVLCRGYTPLDTLGEGPELNYPVSATPDAYNLFLRIKDKQTGVTWQKGTAFTIGTRFSTGLMLMGYAENGNAEVDMITMVNDTVVVRGLLSASGLPALTDPVTIVHNGDKDTSVNKGRVWVMTKSGSYYLERKSMKGNINNRFGRMAVINDPVDKDNLNPILYAPQFRDRAGSVSNSSNRAMMTSDGNIFSTNTFIAMGDYYSNAVNREEATYDKRLPTAPYLWYAIGTMPSIIWYDTENDRFMNYASFGINSYSVSLADKAGELFPWNQSGTGRKLVYGENTRNTDGGSTSGNSFAIMKDATNQCHIYKFWANGNAPVKRDYYTVKPIATDFDKASFYAFSSRRTVVFYAVGNRLYCYDYNKNLEKVYQFPELGGDEITMLKFDTQIDFNTNTLYIATYNPTTKGRLRRFTVGTDPNTVTITPVNRADWDGLVKIKDMNWRAFN, encoded by the coding sequence ATGAAAAGAATCAGCATCTGTATAATAACTGCATTCACCGGCTTGTTTAGTGCTTGTTACAAAGACACCGGGAATTACGACTATAAAGAAATTAACGAAGTAACCATCAGCGGCATAGCCAGCAGTTACACGGCTATCTTCGGACTCGATGTGCTCACGATCAAACCTACCATCACCATGACAGAAGGCGAAGCGGATCCTAACCGTTTTGCTTACTATTGGGTGCTTTGCAGGGGATATACGCCTTTAGATACTTTGGGAGAAGGACCTGAACTGAACTATCCCGTGAGTGCAACACCCGATGCCTATAACCTGTTCCTGCGGATCAAAGACAAACAGACCGGCGTTACCTGGCAAAAAGGCACTGCCTTCACTATCGGCACCCGCTTCTCAACCGGTTTAATGCTGATGGGATATGCCGAAAACGGCAACGCCGAGGTAGATATGATTACCATGGTAAACGATACCGTAGTGGTGAGGGGCCTGCTCAGCGCCAGTGGTCTGCCTGCCCTTACCGACCCTGTAACGATTGTGCACAATGGCGACAAAGACACCTCCGTTAATAAAGGCCGTGTATGGGTGATGACCAAAAGCGGCTCGTACTACCTGGAGCGTAAATCGATGAAAGGCAACATCAACAACAGGTTCGGCAGAATGGCCGTGATCAACGACCCGGTGGATAAAGACAACCTAAACCCCATCCTTTATGCACCACAGTTCAGGGACAGGGCCGGTAGCGTAAGCAACAGTTCTAACCGAGCCATGATGACCAGCGATGGAAACATTTTTTCCACCAACACCTTCATTGCCATGGGCGATTATTATTCCAACGCCGTGAACAGGGAAGAAGCCACCTATGACAAAAGGTTACCGACCGCACCCTACTTATGGTACGCCATCGGAACTATGCCTTCCATCATCTGGTATGACACGGAGAATGACCGCTTCATGAACTACGCTTCGTTCGGTATCAACTCCTATTCGGTGTCCCTGGCGGATAAAGCCGGAGAACTGTTCCCCTGGAACCAGTCAGGCACCGGCCGAAAGCTGGTATATGGAGAAAACACCCGTAATACTGATGGCGGTTCTACGAGCGGTAACTCATTCGCTATCATGAAAGATGCGACCAACCAATGCCACATCTACAAGTTTTGGGCTAACGGAAACGCGCCTGTGAAACGTGATTACTACACCGTAAAACCTATCGCTACCGATTTTGACAAAGCAAGTTTCTATGCATTTTCGTCGAGGCGTACGGTGGTGTTTTATGCAGTAGGTAACCGTTTATACTGCTACGACTATAACAAAAACCTGGAAAAAGTATACCAGTTCCCTGAATTAGGCGGAGATGAAATCACGATGCTGAAATTCGACACCCAGATCGACTTCAACACTAACACCCTGTACATCGCCACTTACAATCCCACCACAAAAGGCAGGCTGCGCCGCTTTACCGTGGGCACCGATCCGAACACCGTAACCATCACCCCGGTGAACCGTGCGGACTGGGATGGACTGGTGAAGATAAAAGACATGAACTGGAGGGCTTTCAACTAA
- a CDS encoding TlpA disulfide reductase family protein: protein MNKTIGLLLVSSLFTQALYAQKTFQIKGDLQDTARDGQKVSISYYEGASKMYKSAVIKDGKFTIDGQVTEPTYAAMSTGIPAAMRKENPWVMSEQTALFIEGGDITVTGKTLEGAVIKATGKAQADYLLLKKQLKPFADRQRDSYNAMLHAVVAKDTVERNRLKVINERSKAQIDSVEVAFLTSHPASYVTLELFRQRVNAISLTKEKDKLSAWYKALSAPMKQTLIGKQLNEQISSAFKLAPGNPSRDFTLKDTLGNPIALSSFRGKYVLLDFWASWCMPCRAENPAIKKAYARFKDKNFEVLGVSLERPGDRKAWVAAIQKDELPWKHVAPLEVKERDDVTKLYGITSIPMNFLIDPNGKIIAVYLRGEELMKKLEEIL, encoded by the coding sequence ATGAATAAAACAATTGGACTACTCTTAGTGAGCAGCCTGTTCACCCAGGCGCTTTATGCACAGAAAACATTTCAGATCAAAGGCGACCTGCAGGATACAGCCCGCGACGGACAAAAAGTATCAATCAGCTACTACGAAGGCGCGAGCAAAATGTACAAATCTGCCGTGATCAAAGACGGCAAGTTCACGATCGACGGACAGGTAACGGAGCCAACCTATGCTGCGATGAGCACCGGCATTCCCGCAGCGATGCGTAAGGAAAATCCGTGGGTGATGAGTGAGCAGACGGCACTTTTTATTGAAGGTGGCGACATTACGGTAACGGGCAAAACCCTGGAAGGCGCAGTAATCAAAGCAACCGGCAAGGCGCAGGCAGATTACCTGTTGCTGAAAAAACAGTTGAAGCCATTTGCGGACAGGCAGCGCGACTCTTACAACGCGATGCTGCACGCTGTGGTAGCGAAAGACACCGTAGAACGTAACCGCCTGAAAGTGATCAATGAGCGCAGTAAAGCGCAGATTGACAGTGTTGAAGTGGCTTTCCTGACGAGCCACCCTGCTTCGTATGTTACGTTAGAGCTGTTTCGCCAGCGCGTAAACGCCATCTCTCTTACTAAAGAGAAAGATAAATTGTCCGCCTGGTATAAAGCCCTCTCCGCCCCGATGAAACAAACGTTGATCGGCAAGCAGCTGAACGAACAAATCAGCTCCGCCTTCAAACTGGCCCCTGGCAATCCTTCCCGTGACTTTACGCTGAAAGACACACTCGGTAACCCGATTGCGTTATCATCCTTCCGCGGTAAGTACGTGTTGTTAGATTTCTGGGCGTCATGGTGTATGCCTTGCCGTGCGGAGAACCCGGCGATCAAGAAAGCCTATGCGCGCTTTAAGGATAAAAATTTCGAAGTACTCGGCGTATCGCTGGAACGCCCCGGCGACCGCAAAGCGTGGGTAGCCGCTATTCAGAAGGACGAACTGCCATGGAAACACGTGGCTCCGCTGGAAGTTAAAGAGCGCGATGATGTGACTAAACTATATGGTATTACCAGTATCCCTATGAATTTCCTGATTGATCCTAATGGAAAGATTATCGCGGTGTATTTACGTGGGGAAGAGTTGATGAAAAAATTGGAAGAAATATTGTGA
- a CDS encoding DUF2185 domain-containing protein, which produces MTPALLVSKMILDEKIEPRFMYREKRTRPEDTGWRVFCGLEGEDEAEPVICTPEALIAIDPSVEDILHKGVGSVWEKDEHNEWLQVLDFDMEDDYMATHQLTKDWTIDINNLFERRVEESGDLLYTTGDKSVRLTIWRADNNKEALVQEYQGQIDNRDQSKSKTVQTFDQSDEQVARIGYIIEEEEGDKKYSVLYGFCIIDKEVVLAAIYFDYDGDLDWALETWKSIKTVQFTA; this is translated from the coding sequence ATGACTCCCGCCCTCCTCGTTTCTAAAATGATCCTCGACGAAAAGATCGAACCCCGCTTCATGTACCGCGAAAAACGCACCCGCCCCGAAGATACCGGCTGGCGCGTGTTCTGCGGCCTGGAAGGAGAAGACGAGGCAGAACCGGTCATCTGTACCCCGGAAGCACTCATTGCCATTGACCCATCTGTAGAGGATATTCTGCATAAAGGAGTAGGCTCGGTATGGGAAAAAGATGAACATAATGAATGGCTCCAGGTATTGGACTTCGACATGGAAGATGATTACATGGCCACGCATCAACTCACCAAAGATTGGACGATCGACATCAATAACCTGTTCGAACGGCGGGTGGAAGAAAGCGGAGATTTGCTTTACACCACCGGCGATAAATCAGTCCGCCTCACGATCTGGCGCGCCGACAACAACAAGGAAGCACTTGTTCAGGAGTACCAGGGCCAGATAGATAACCGCGATCAGTCGAAAAGTAAAACCGTACAAACCTTCGACCAGTCGGACGAGCAGGTGGCCAGGATAGGTTATATCATCGAGGAGGAGGAAGGGGATAAAAAGTACAGCGTACTATACGGTTTCTGCATCATCGATAAAGAAGTGGTATTGGCTGCTATTTATTTTGATTATGATGGCGACCTCGATTGGGCTTTGGAGACGTGGAAGAGTATAAAAACTGTTCAGTTTACAGCGTAA
- the darG gene encoding type II toxin-antitoxin system antitoxin DNA ADP-ribosyl glycohydrolase DarG yields MIHYTTGNLLESKAEALVNTVNTEGVMGKGIALQFKQAFPNNYKIYQKACKNNELTVGKLLVTEEESLLAGNKIIINFPTKTSWRKPSEYSYINDGLLALVDLIKERSIKSIAVPPLGAGNGGLEWTRVKEMLLEYLGPLECDIYIYEPSKEIKEVLRKERVKLTPARAMLLAVLYDSVSGGEFVSEFSAEKIAYFLQRFGGEGIFNLNYSPNFYGPYSGKVKHVLYYLNGSYIKGYSSKDKKPFEELGLIPEAAVDIDSYLSQPENVHYKEIVDKTKSFLQGFYSSFGLELLSTIDFIMVGQHVRTVEEVRAHLEGWSNRKKTLFSNDRFIRIAVDNLSRHLSYS; encoded by the coding sequence ATGATACATTACACCACCGGCAATTTGTTGGAAAGTAAAGCAGAAGCTTTAGTAAACACTGTAAATACCGAAGGTGTTATGGGTAAAGGTATTGCTTTACAATTCAAGCAGGCATTTCCCAACAATTATAAAATATACCAGAAGGCATGTAAAAACAACGAATTGACAGTTGGAAAATTGCTGGTAACAGAAGAAGAGTCCTTATTGGCAGGGAATAAGATCATCATTAATTTTCCCACCAAAACATCCTGGCGTAAACCATCTGAATATAGCTATATAAACGATGGCCTTTTGGCGCTCGTTGATCTGATAAAAGAACGGAGCATTAAATCGATCGCCGTTCCTCCGCTTGGCGCTGGCAACGGCGGACTGGAATGGACGAGGGTCAAGGAAATGTTGTTGGAATATCTAGGCCCATTGGAGTGCGATATATACATTTATGAGCCGTCGAAGGAGATAAAGGAAGTACTTCGGAAAGAACGAGTGAAGCTCACGCCAGCAAGAGCAATGTTACTGGCAGTACTATACGATTCCGTTAGTGGCGGCGAGTTCGTTTCTGAGTTTTCGGCTGAGAAAATCGCCTATTTTCTCCAGCGATTTGGTGGAGAGGGCATTTTCAATCTCAATTACTCACCTAACTTCTATGGTCCTTATTCCGGTAAGGTGAAACACGTACTCTACTATCTTAATGGCAGCTATATTAAGGGGTATAGCTCTAAAGACAAGAAACCATTCGAGGAACTGGGGCTCATACCTGAGGCCGCAGTGGATATTGATAGCTATCTTTCCCAACCTGAAAATGTGCATTATAAAGAGATAGTCGATAAAACGAAGAGCTTTCTGCAAGGGTTCTATTCATCTTTTGGTCTTGAGTTATTATCAACTATTGACTTTATCATGGTAGGGCAGCATGTCAGAACTGTTGAGGAAGTAAGGGCGCATTTGGAAGGTTGGAGTAACAGGAAGAAGACGCTTTTTTCCAACGACAGGTTTATCAGGATTGCGGTGGACAATTTGTCCAGGCATTTGAGTTACTCGTGA
- the darT gene encoding type II toxin-antitoxin system toxin DNA ADP-ribosyl transferase DarT has product MTHIRNVPHILKHGITHVASTNANPQYVPIGDDSLIATRKDFILDNGTLLGSYIPFYFGARMPMLYVIQRGFNMVTATLPADIVYCITSVYEIEQLGIDYVFTDGHSVNSFSLQYDRGNVDRILDLVDWDAVSSKYWNREDDLDLKRRKEAEFLVRQDIPVSAILGYIVYNEAAKARLTALGIEGAKIVIKPDAYF; this is encoded by the coding sequence ATGACGCATATCCGAAATGTGCCTCACATTTTGAAACATGGTATTACGCATGTCGCCTCTACGAATGCTAATCCCCAATATGTTCCTATCGGCGACGACTCACTGATTGCCACCAGGAAAGATTTCATTCTTGATAACGGAACATTGTTGGGCAGCTATATTCCATTCTATTTTGGAGCGCGGATGCCGATGTTGTACGTTATTCAAAGAGGATTTAATATGGTCACGGCAACCTTGCCTGCTGACATCGTTTATTGTATTACTTCCGTTTACGAAATTGAGCAGCTGGGGATCGACTATGTATTTACGGACGGACATTCCGTAAACTCCTTCAGTTTACAGTACGATAGAGGGAACGTTGACCGTATTTTAGACCTGGTGGATTGGGACGCGGTATCTTCAAAATATTGGAATAGGGAAGATGATCTGGACTTGAAAAGACGCAAAGAGGCTGAGTTTTTGGTTAGACAAGACATTCCTGTTTCAGCAATTTTAGGCTATATTGTATACAATGAAGCGGCAAAGGCCCGGTTAACAGCGTTGGGAATTGAAGGCGCGAAAATAGTTATTAAACCAGACGCATACTTTTAG